Genomic window (Ictalurus punctatus breed USDA103 chromosome 16, Coco_2.0, whole genome shotgun sequence):
TGGACCAGAACAGAGACGGATTCATCGACAAGAACGACCTGAGAGACACATTCGCTGCCcttggtgagagagagacagagagaaagagagaaggagagagaaggagagagatacTTTTCTAAATTATACTATGtgttctttctctgtgtgtgtgtgtgtgtgtgtgtgtcttacaggACGTCTGAATGTGGGTAATGATGAGCTGGATGAGATGCTAAAGGAAGCTCCAGGTCCAATAAACTTCACCATCTTCCTCAGCATGTTCGGAGAGAAACTCAAGGGTGAgagcgaacacacacacacacacacacacacacacacacacacacactcaatctcTCCATTTACACTAAAGTTTACTTTAAACAGgtccacacacactttaaacacacactaatatcagtttttcttttctgcttttcCAGGAACGGATCCGGAGGAGAACATTCTCGCCGCCTTCAAGATATTCGACCCTGAGGGAACGGGCATCATTAAAGGAGAAGAGTGAGTGATGAAGTTTATTCACCTGAAAACACCTGAACATtgaggaaatatatatatatatatatatatatatatatatatatatatatatatatatatatatatatatatatatattcatcatCACATGATGTATGAGTATATTCTGAgtaaaaatattgtattttgtctttatttattatatacatatatatcattatttgatttgattttgtaTTGAGACATTTCACTGTTGATATTCTGTAGTATTTAATAATAACTTTAAATATGTacttaattatattttttgcGTTCATCCCATTGTTTCAGACGTGTAAAATatagtgtttattttcacatttcagGATCAAATACCATCTCATGTCCCAGGCAGACAAATTCACAGAGGCAGAGGTGAGTCAATCCTTTCATCTAAACTCTATCTGATCTATCCGATCTATCTGAACCGTGTGCtcttgcatttttattttattggagtAAGCAGAACGTTCAGCTGATTATTTCTCTCCTCGGGTTCTGACACTTTCAGGTAAATCAGATGTTCACAAACTTCCCGTTGGACGTTGCTGGAAACCTGGACTACAAGAACCTGTGCTACGTCATCACTCACGGAGAGGACAAGGAGCAGGAATGAACATCACGTCGTCCGCGTTTTTATCTGTTTGTACGTGTTTTCCCTTCCTTTTGTCaataaagaattaaaaacaCATGATCTGTCATTTCTTAATAACGTGAATACGAGTATACGTTGTATTAAAGATATCTTCAGTGAGGATTGTATGAAAGAAACAGacaagaaaaatgtatttataaagaaTCGTTGTAAaagaaacatcagaatggaaaacaaaatgaagaataaataatgtatttacttctttttttttttttacttttcattgcGAGATTAGTAATCATCATCACTTTTCATACACACCTACTTCTGAAAAAATGTTGTGCTGTTAAACTTCTActagtgatttatttatttagtattattttattaaagagacaTTGAGAAGGTTCTaatattttaatgacattttaaataataatataaattcaACATCAATGTGCCACTTAACCAGTGTACAGTaataaacatcatcatcatcatcatcagctgtCACTTCAAAATCAAAACCTCTTTCATTCACATAATCATGATAATGAAGAATTATAAACGTTAAAAATGCCcgacatcacacacaaacagaaaataaactAAAACCATCACGACCGTAAGGGGAGGAAATTCAGTTTTTCATTCAACGCAACAATAAGACTGCATAAATTAtctcaatattattattatttactcctTTTTCAACTCCAAGATAAAAATTCTCTAGAATAGAATCTATATTTATGTATACGTACAGTatgttgtatgtatatatatatatatatatatggatataaTTTAGGTATGTTCAATAATCTAAACAAGTGATTGAGCATGAAATTtgtaaaatgagaaaaataaaataaagataatgtctgaatttgAAATTTGTACCAGTCATGAAGGAAATGTTGATAAACTGCAGGACGAAACTTCAGCACTAACTTTTATATTCACATCAAAGCAGCTAGTTATCAAGCTGATAAAGCGCTGTGAGGGAATTTTactctttgtgtttgtgtgtgtgtgtgtgtgtgtgtgtgtgttagatggtTAGATGTTATTCACATGAGAATGTTCAGGAGTGATTCCGTCTCTTTACACCGCCGGCCTCAGTTCTGTCTTATTTTAGTGATAAACATGTGCACGATGAACTAAAacgatttttcttttctgtggtGGGGAAGTAGTCGCGTAGTGCAACCTGTAGGATGGTGTcaaattttttaatatatttcttaaACATTTATCTTACAATAATAATTGACATTAAACTCCAGTGAAGCAGAAAGTTACAGTATCTGATCAACTCTCCAGAGTGTGAGCAAAGTACTACAGCTCCCTCACTCGCTGCCCAGAATGCCTTGCAGCAGTGTAACACCTGAGCCTTCACACCTGGTACAAAGGTAATAAATTCAGTGCTGGTGCTGGTCGCTGAATGTCTCAGTACAGGAATGTCTTATCACACTGAGTATACAGTATGAGATGTTattctgtgcgtgtgtgtgtgtgtgtgttaacttgTCAGAGTAGACTGGATAACAGATGTCTGTTCAGTACACACTCTTTTAAGAGGCGGCGCTCCGGTgatttcctcttcctcttcctgtataaaaacaaaaagcaataaaaaaacaaacaaacaattatatttttatatgatgttcattttcatttatatatacttatatattaagtatttttcttcttattatttatttatttacctacctacttacttaatgatatttatttatttatttattttattacctgAGCTGTAACAGGTAAAATATCTTCTTTAATCAGTGTCGGCGGTTCATCAGCCATCTCACGCTGCAGCGACGCCTctaaacaaacacagaaaattattattacactaataataataataataataataataataatgacaataatagcAGTATTATATGCATAAAACCCTGcagttaaatattaaataaataataaaatattaattacataCATTTCTAGTTCTTCTACTCTTTAATcgtttgtaatattttaataatattacaGTAGATATTTTATACAATGCACACAATATAATAATGTCATAAATTATTAACTCTGTAATTAttctatcatttaaaaacagtggACCAAATACACGATAAATAAAACAACGAGGTGTTTGAtagatgtgtgcgtgtgttcgtGTGCTCGCTCGCACCTTCCATACACTCCTGGCCGAGCGTGGGTGGCGGTGGCTCGTCGGGGCGGTactcttgagtgtgtgtgagtgtgtgtgagtgtgtgtgtgtgtgagtggcaGGGCTGACGGGCTCACTGCGCTGAGGACTGGAGTTCGTGCTGCTGTCAGCGGGGATCACTTTACTCTGGAACGAGTCCGAGAGAGAGCTGTGACTGCTGTtctcatctacacacacacacacacacacacacacacacacacacacacagacacacacacaggtgtaatGAAGAGAAAACACAAAGTAAATACAAGTAGAAAGTGTTTATTATAAATTCCCTGATCTACAGTATATTCTCCTGATTTCACAGCGAtgatgaaaagaaacaaaacctAAAACCCtgtcctgtctgtgtgtgtgtgtgtgtgtacaccttgGTAATCCAGTAGAGTTGTGCAAGAGTTTTCAGTTGTTTCCTCGGAAGAGAAATTGTTTATTTGAACCTCAGCAGCAGCCGGAACTTTACTCTTCTCTTTCTGCAGGACAAAaacattactttatttattatttaactcATTCgtttttaaaacttaaaagaATTAactttttatcattattatttatttcaaatgatgTGTTTTATCTaatttaattcttttctttattgtgttttgaattgaattaatccATAAGTCAAATGTAAATCAATGAACTCATCATTAATAAACCTtttgataaataaatcaattcctTAATCAGTTGAGtattttagtattattataattttgttattattattttctgtatttaattgAAGTCAGTGTTGTGTCTCAGATGTCTCCAACCTCCTTAGTGTCCACTACAGGAACCCATTTGAATATCCTCAGAGACGTGTCTCCCACGGTCACCCACTTTTTCTCCCTGTTTAaagtaaatcaaataaatatacagaagtAAAATACATTACTTTAAATAATGGATGAATCATCAAAGGCTCGCTACAGGataatatagtgtagtatacaGGGTCTCAGAGCCTTTAAGTCACACCCCACTTATACAGAGTGGAGGAAGCTGGGTACGTAATAGTTCCCTATTAACTTATAGTTCACCGTGTAGAATACAGGAAATGCTCATATTAAATATATAGGAACTGCAATCTCAAATGTttcactattttacatgtatttaatCCTCGTGTCAGGTCACTGCCATAGTGGACGTGTAGTAAACTAAAGTAGTATGTAAAAGTCATTATTTCATTCCCTATATAATAAATAGTGCACTTAATGTAAACACTGGGGAGGTGAAGTTCAGTTGACTTCCTGTTGGCCATGTAGGGCACTAAGTAGGGTGTAAACCTCCTTCCGTGTAAATTACAAACtactttaacatttaaaaataaacaaaacaaagtatATAACATCATATATAAACGTGTATAAAGTCAAATACTgctaaatatataaaataaaacaaaaaaattcttcGAACTCGCGGCCACAGTGAAGCTTATATGCAAAGTTAAAATCAGCGCTTAAGCTCCTCCTCTCATTAACATGACACCTGCCTCTATGGAAACGGTTCCAAGTTCATCTCTATTGGTCTACTCTAACATCAATCAACTCCTATCCTCTTACCAAGCCCCGCCTCCTCCCCTTTTCCGACTCAGAACTTTCTCTTTAGGAGGTATATTTTTTCCTCAGAAAGCTTTTTTCGCTACTCACCATTTCCGGACTCGTTCGATCGCTGCCATCACCTTCTTAACGTCATCTTTAGCCCGGCTTCTTGTCTCCGCGCGAACCGAGCGCCCCGACATGTTTAAATGGGATTCTTAAAGTCTGAAGTAACTACTTAGCTTCCTCTTTTAGCCGCAATCGTGTCACTCTCGCAGTCAGGTTCGAGAAATATCGCGAGAACCCGCGAGATCCTCACGACATGATCCCACCTCTTTAGACAAATGGTTCTTTTCTCATTTAACTCAGACCtgaaatgtgttcatttatctCACAGTTCACTGACGTCTaatttcagaatttcagatttcagaaTAAACTggtttcaaaataaaagccttAGCAAACAGggaataatgtaaataataaaatgcaatatttcaatataaattaCATTTAGAGGACTGTTTTAAAAACGCATTGCTGTTGACTTTGTATTAAAATTAAACTGGTGGCTTAAaatcaattttattttcaacaaTATTTATcataaagtcataaaataaagcaGAACCCCATGCTAtaaacccttttttttaattcattaaaaacagCACACCACATCCAGTCAAACACAGACTGAAACCCAGCGGTCAGTTATTCTGTGTGTTGGTGATGGCGTCCAGCGTGGTCTGGGCGTCAGTGATCTGCTGTTGCAGTCGCTGCTTCACACCGGCGTTGGTGCTCTTCTTCAGCTGGGCCTGCATGTCGGCGATGGCGGCGCGGTAACCCGTCACATTGTGGAAGACCCGGATGGCGCGGTCGCCGCTGCTCACCAGAAAGCGGTTGTTAATGTCGAATTTGAGGTCGGTGATGTCCTCGCTGTGAACGTTGTGGAATTCCTCCTCCAGCTCACCCGAGCTCGCGCTGTACATGTAAACGTCTCGGCCATTAGACACGGCGACCGCGCGACCGTCCGGAGACAGAGCGATACGACTCCCCTCCGATACCCGACATGGTACAGTCCGGAGCAGGTACGGGTCCTGCTGCTTCTTGTACTCCACATCAGTGTCCCAGAGCTTCCACGTGCTGTCTTTAGACACTGTCACCATCCTGcagaccaacacacacacacacactgagcactACTGAGAGTGTAAGAGTCACATGTAGAGTCAAGTGTAGTGTActacacagtgtgtgtaaaacaataaTCACTTCTAACCTCGATAGTGCATTTCTACAAAGTACTTCTACACGAATCCCTAAATAACTCCTAAGTggacatgtagtgcactatgtagggtgtgttagtgtgtatagtgAGTGCGTAATGTGTTGTGCTGTGTTTGTCGTTTTACTTGTGCACTGTTGTACTGTATAGTGAATagttttatctgtgtgtgtgagagagagagacctgcgGGAGTCGTTGGAGAAATCGAAGCTGTACACTCCGGCCGAATGACCTTTTAGGTCGAACGCTCGAGTCACTTCTTTAAACTCTCCTGTTTTAGCAAAACACACTTCCCAAACTTTAACATCTGGCGTGAAGCCACACGCTGCCAcgaacctgcacacacacacacacatacattttagcACAAAATAATATTGAACAACAAATTAATAAGgaaataatttatttcacaaataatgcacacacaaatcatttgaataaattatttagatttaataaaagaaagaaatatgcagaataataagtaataaatgattaataatatagtaataaatagtaataaataattacaactGAGTTTCAAGtagaaataaattatacattacaaaatgttaaataaatatattttaatataattatgtttaagataataatcattttcatacatatataatgtagaGACTATGATAAAATGTGTAACAACTGAGTGTAGTTAGTGTGTGGGTGTagttagtgtatagtgtgtttgTAGTTAGTGTATGTGTAGttagtatgtagtgtgtgtagttagtgtgttgtgtgtgtacacttagtgtgtgtgtagtcagtgtgtgtatagttagtgtggagtgtgtgtgcgcagtgtgtgttagtgtgtgtgcttAGTGTGTCTGTGggcagtgtgtctgtgtgcagtgtgtgtagttagtgtgtctgtgtgcagtgtatgtgtgtgtagtgtgtgtgtgcagtgtgtgtgtgcagtgtgtgtagttagtgtgtctttgtgcagtgtgtgtatttagtgtgtctgtatgcagtgtgtgtagttagtgtgtctgtgtgcagtgtgtgtagttagtgtgtctgtgtgcagtgtgtgtatttagtgtgtctgtatgcagtgtgtgtagttagtgtgtctgtgtgcagtgtgtgtagttagtgtgtctgtgtgcagtgtatgtgtgtgtagtatgtgtgcGCTGACCTGCCGCAGGGAGAAACAGCAGCGTGTGAGTTGGTCATCTGGTTGGTGTTGATGGAGGCTAACACTTCTCCTTTCAGGTCCcagatgatgatgttggtgtccACCGACGCCGTCATTATAAACTTCCCTTTAACGCACGAAACACAGACAGAGTCGTTTCATCAGTttccttattattttattcagcaCCAACAGCATCTGATTGAACCGCTGCTTCATCTGGTAACGATCTGTAACGAAGGTGTGAAGTGAAC
Coding sequences:
- the bcl7ba gene encoding B-cell CLL/lymphoma 7 protein family member B-A, coding for MSGRSVRAETRSRAKDDVKKVMAAIERVRKWEKKWVTVGDTSLRIFKWVPVVDTKEKEKSKVPAAAEVQINNFSSEETTENSCTTLLDYQDENSSHSSLSDSFQSKVIPADSSTNSSPQRSEPVSPATHTHTHSHTLTHTQEYRPDEPPPPTLGQECMEEASLQREMADEPPTLIKEDILPVTAQEEEEEITGAPPLKRVCTEQTSVIQSTLTS
- the tbl2 gene encoding transducin beta-like protein 2 isoform X1, which translates into the protein MEFAALVAVSLIIGALIILVAVAVSKQKAKQSEQEEQNNKAAEESSVKASAAKKQKAQQRPRKEKPQQHTFSHPLLASSLKSHNAAVTCLDFSSNGKYLASCADDRTVRIWSTKDFLLRDHKCLRANIEYDHATLVRFSPDSRAFITWLANGETIRIFKMTKKDDGTFIFKAAPEDFPQKHKGVVVDMAIADTGKFIMTASVDTNIIIWDLKGEVLASINTNQMTNSHAAVSPCGRFVAACGFTPDVKVWEVCFAKTGEFKEVTRAFDLKGHSAGVYSFDFSNDSRRMVTVSKDSTWKLWDTDVEYKKQQDPYLLRTVPCRVSEGSRIALSPDGRAVAVSNGRDVYMYSASSGELEEEFHNVHSEDITDLKFDINNRFLVSSGDRAIRVFHNVTGYRAAIADMQAQLKKSTNAGVKQRLQQQITDAQTTLDAITNTQNN
- the tbl2 gene encoding transducin beta-like protein 2 isoform X2; its protein translation is MEFAALVAVSLIIGALIILVAVAVSKQKAKQSEQEEQNNKAAESSVKASAAKKQKAQQRPRKEKPQQHTFSHPLLASSLKSHNAAVTCLDFSSNGKYLASCADDRTVRIWSTKDFLLRDHKCLRANIEYDHATLVRFSPDSRAFITWLANGETIRIFKMTKKDDGTFIFKAAPEDFPQKHKGVVVDMAIADTGKFIMTASVDTNIIIWDLKGEVLASINTNQMTNSHAAVSPCGRFVAACGFTPDVKVWEVCFAKTGEFKEVTRAFDLKGHSAGVYSFDFSNDSRRMVTVSKDSTWKLWDTDVEYKKQQDPYLLRTVPCRVSEGSRIALSPDGRAVAVSNGRDVYMYSASSGELEEEFHNVHSEDITDLKFDINNRFLVSSGDRAIRVFHNVTGYRAAIADMQAQLKKSTNAGVKQRLQQQITDAQTTLDAITNTQNN
- the myl10 gene encoding myosin regulatory light chain 2B, cardiac muscle isoform, which codes for MAPKKAKKKEAASSNVFSMFEQSQIQEFKEAFTIMDQNRDGFIDKNDLRDTFAALGRLNVGNDELDEMLKEAPGPINFTIFLSMFGEKLKGTDPEENILAAFKIFDPEGTGIIKGEEIKYHLMSQADKFTEAEVNQMFTNFPLDVAGNLDYKNLCYVITHGEDKEQE